The Pseudarthrobacter sp. NS4 genome includes a window with the following:
- a CDS encoding OsmC family protein, whose translation MGNSRIAEAITSAKTYLAAHPDEARYRDSVASAAVEDGLRIRVAGPDGSSLVTDMVAGVGGTGSAPSPGWLFRAAYASCAATLIVMRAAEQGVELSGLEVDVDGESDDRGILGIADDVPAGPASMRVAVRVESAADEAAVRDIVEWGLKHCPVDDAVRRAVPVELDLRLG comes from the coding sequence ATGGGCAACTCGCGAATAGCCGAGGCGATCACGTCAGCAAAAACCTATCTGGCCGCCCATCCTGACGAAGCCCGTTACCGCGATTCCGTTGCATCCGCCGCCGTGGAGGACGGGCTTCGGATCCGCGTGGCCGGCCCCGATGGTTCCTCCCTCGTCACCGACATGGTGGCGGGTGTGGGCGGAACGGGCTCAGCTCCCTCGCCGGGCTGGCTCTTCCGTGCTGCCTACGCCTCGTGTGCGGCCACACTCATCGTGATGCGCGCCGCCGAGCAGGGCGTGGAGTTGTCCGGCCTGGAAGTCGACGTGGACGGCGAATCTGATGACCGGGGCATTCTCGGCATCGCGGACGACGTGCCTGCTGGCCCGGCAAGCATGCGCGTCGCGGTCCGGGTGGAATCAGCCGCGGATGAAGCAGCCGTCCGGGACATCGTCGAGTGGGGGCTGAAGCATTGCCCGGTGGACGATGCAGTGCGGCGGGCCGTCCCGGTGGAACTGGATCTCCGGCTCGGCTGA
- a CDS encoding GOLPH3/VPS74 family protein — MNEESPKAAELNLPQAFLLLATNDKDGKPEIPVFALRTTLAGAILAELEMIGAIELQGKHVRATGATPATDLQRELELIRHKSRPHKPKRWVSILEGRAEVQRVYERMASLGIVEPVGEKHLGFFRTVRYPEKDHGPEAALLKKIEAALKGSSTKAGVLDSTAAGAGATDGQAADTAAPDAGPSDAAKTDAGPSDAAQPGGQRPDDRTLALIALAHAAGLLHKLFPAADRIWADELAKEYWPARAVEDELRMIRLAEEEAPAL, encoded by the coding sequence ATGAACGAGGAATCACCGAAGGCGGCGGAGCTGAACCTCCCTCAAGCCTTCCTCCTTCTGGCAACAAACGATAAAGACGGAAAACCTGAAATTCCGGTGTTCGCGCTCAGGACCACCCTGGCAGGAGCCATACTGGCCGAGCTGGAAATGATCGGTGCCATCGAGCTGCAGGGGAAGCATGTCAGGGCTACGGGTGCCACCCCCGCAACCGACCTGCAACGCGAGCTGGAGCTGATCCGTCACAAATCACGGCCCCACAAACCCAAGCGATGGGTCTCCATACTGGAAGGCCGTGCCGAGGTGCAGCGCGTCTATGAGCGGATGGCGTCGCTGGGCATCGTGGAACCTGTCGGCGAAAAGCACCTGGGCTTTTTCCGGACCGTGCGGTATCCGGAGAAGGACCACGGTCCAGAAGCAGCCCTCCTGAAAAAGATCGAGGCGGCACTCAAGGGTTCATCCACCAAGGCCGGGGTACTTGATTCTACGGCGGCCGGCGCCGGGGCCACTGATGGGCAAGCGGCTGATACGGCGGCGCCTGACGCCGGGCCTTCCGATGCCGCGAAAACTGACGCCGGGCCTTCCGATGCCGCTCAGCCTGGTGGGCAACGGCCCGATGACAGGACCCTGGCTCTCATTGCGCTGGCTCATGCGGCCGGACTGCTCCACAAGCTCTTCCCGGCAGCCGACAGGATCTGGGCGGATGAGCTGGCGAAGGAGTATTGGCCGGCCCGGGCGGTGGAGGACGAACTCCGCATGATCAGGCTGGCGGAGGAAGAAGCCCCAGCATTGTGA
- a CDS encoding pectate lyase family protein encodes MRKGSTYLSISAAIAVAGALMVSAPAGASPNPVAGPSGQTAQTPLERQVLSPGDGWASAGTGTTGGSAAVDAHVYDVSTKAELQAAFAAAGVQPKIVRVHGTIDANTAPDGSPMTCENYSEGTGYSLQQYLTDYDPATYGRDKEPAGPQEDARRAAATKQARNIRVDIPSNTTVVGATPDSSITGAALRINGASNVIVRNLTVRDAHDCFPSWDPTDGSEGNWNSEYDMLQVINKATNVWIDHSEFTDAPNLDSNQPVYFGRPYQVHDGAVDVTNGSDLVTMSFNRFADHDKLLLIGSTDNTNRGDPGKLRVTIHHNEFVNVGQRAPRVRFGQVDVYNNHYVVTEDSTVPYGYTFGAGFDSHLYAEANAFTLPAGIDPANIIGRYKGSVITTIGNTVNGKITDLRAVYNASASPANQLAEDTSWTPTLRTQVHPAQAVPGLLKSSTGPIFTAGGKG; translated from the coding sequence ATGCGAAAAGGCAGTACCTACTTGTCCATCTCCGCAGCCATAGCGGTGGCAGGAGCGCTGATGGTTTCGGCCCCTGCAGGTGCATCCCCCAACCCGGTGGCGGGCCCCTCGGGCCAGACCGCGCAGACACCCCTGGAGCGCCAGGTCCTGTCCCCGGGCGACGGCTGGGCCTCCGCAGGTACAGGCACCACCGGCGGTTCGGCAGCAGTGGACGCGCACGTCTACGACGTCTCCACCAAGGCCGAACTGCAGGCGGCCTTCGCAGCCGCCGGCGTGCAGCCGAAGATCGTCCGCGTGCACGGCACCATTGACGCCAATACCGCGCCGGACGGCTCGCCGATGACCTGCGAAAACTATTCAGAGGGCACCGGCTACAGCCTTCAGCAGTACCTCACGGACTATGACCCGGCCACCTACGGCCGGGACAAGGAGCCGGCAGGCCCCCAGGAAGACGCCAGGCGGGCGGCTGCCACCAAACAGGCACGGAACATCCGCGTAGATATTCCCAGCAACACCACCGTCGTCGGCGCCACTCCGGACAGCAGCATCACGGGAGCGGCCTTGCGCATCAACGGCGCCAGTAACGTGATCGTCCGCAACCTCACAGTGCGTGACGCCCATGACTGCTTCCCGTCCTGGGATCCGACGGACGGGTCCGAGGGTAACTGGAACAGCGAGTACGACATGCTCCAGGTGATCAACAAGGCCACCAACGTCTGGATCGACCACTCCGAATTCACCGACGCCCCCAACCTGGACAGCAACCAGCCCGTCTACTTCGGCCGCCCCTACCAGGTGCACGACGGCGCCGTGGACGTCACCAACGGCTCGGACCTGGTAACGATGTCCTTCAACCGGTTCGCTGACCATGACAAGCTGCTGCTGATCGGCTCCACTGACAACACCAACCGTGGGGACCCCGGCAAGCTCCGCGTCACCATCCACCACAACGAGTTTGTGAATGTCGGCCAGCGCGCCCCCCGGGTCCGCTTCGGCCAGGTGGACGTGTACAACAACCACTACGTGGTAACGGAGGACAGCACTGTTCCCTACGGCTACACGTTCGGCGCCGGATTCGACTCCCACCTCTACGCCGAGGCAAATGCCTTCACGCTTCCGGCCGGGATTGACCCCGCGAACATCATCGGGCGCTACAAAGGCAGCGTCATTACCACCATCGGGAACACTGTCAACGGCAAGATCACGGACCTTCGCGCCGTGTACAACGCCAGCGCCTCGCCCGCAAACCAGCTGGCGGAGGACACCTCCTGGACGCCCACGCTGCGCACCCAAGTCCATCCTGCCCAGGCCGTACCCGGACTGCTTAAGAGCTCCACCGGCCCCATCTTCACCGCAGGCGGAAAAGGCTGA
- a CDS encoding pectinesterase family protein, with amino-acid sequence MAAILPSRRSVLATLALTAGTVALSGTGMANAFTQTTLDPTKPRTKPVIFVVGDSTSSAYQQSERPRAGWGQALPLLLGPQATVFDYAWSGASSKSFADAGLLDRVLALMQRGDYLLISFGHNDEKVTDPARGTLPDSTFKEYLSRYVDGAKARGGRPVLVTPVERRRFDSFGNARDSHGAYPQAVRELAAASGTPLVDLAASSKDLWQQLGPEGTKSHFLFLAPGEHPQYPQGSEDNTHFQAAGALAVARLVARELQSKEIAPPGYFRNLDGGADPLLDMYWPAERPIDVPVTLDVGPGRTFATVQSAVDSVPSNSTRRTVIRIQPGTYREAVRVPSNKPRISFIGQGSRPEDVVLVFNNASGTPKPDGTGNFGTSGSASVRIDGADFVARNLTFSNDFDEAANMGMKDRQAVALHITADRSVLSNVRMLGNQDTLLVNSPRSGVQARFYFDGCYVEGDVDFIFGRGTAVFSGCEIKSLDRASTTNNGYVTAGSLDLSIPYGYLFDQCRLVSDAAANTVHLGRPWHPSGDPRAVAQVLVRDSWLGAHISGTPWTDMSGFSWREARFHEYNNRGPGAQVTPDRPQLPGAEAGNFTVRNYLQGTDGWAPQLAGTTADCSVVPSEVAA; translated from the coding sequence ATGGCCGCCATTCTGCCGAGCCGGCGCAGCGTCCTGGCCACCCTGGCACTTACCGCAGGAACTGTGGCCCTCTCGGGAACGGGCATGGCGAACGCCTTCACGCAGACAACCCTTGACCCAACGAAACCCCGCACCAAGCCGGTGATCTTCGTCGTCGGGGACTCGACGTCGTCGGCGTACCAACAATCCGAGCGTCCCCGCGCCGGCTGGGGACAGGCCCTGCCGCTCCTGCTGGGGCCGCAGGCAACCGTCTTTGACTACGCCTGGTCCGGGGCGTCGTCCAAGAGCTTTGCCGACGCCGGACTGCTGGACCGTGTGCTGGCCTTGATGCAGCGCGGCGACTACCTGCTGATCTCCTTCGGCCACAACGACGAGAAGGTGACGGACCCGGCCAGGGGAACGCTTCCGGACTCCACCTTCAAGGAGTACCTGAGCCGCTACGTGGACGGGGCCAAAGCACGCGGAGGCAGGCCCGTCCTGGTCACTCCCGTGGAACGGCGCCGCTTTGATTCGTTCGGCAATGCCCGTGATTCCCACGGCGCGTATCCGCAGGCTGTGCGGGAACTCGCTGCGGCGTCCGGCACCCCGCTGGTGGACCTGGCGGCTTCCTCAAAGGACCTGTGGCAGCAGTTGGGGCCGGAAGGAACCAAGTCGCACTTCCTGTTCCTGGCTCCCGGCGAGCACCCGCAGTATCCGCAGGGCTCCGAGGACAACACCCACTTCCAGGCCGCAGGCGCCTTGGCGGTGGCCCGGCTCGTGGCACGCGAACTGCAATCCAAGGAGATTGCCCCGCCGGGCTACTTCCGGAATCTCGACGGCGGCGCCGATCCGCTGCTGGACATGTACTGGCCGGCGGAGCGCCCCATCGATGTCCCGGTGACGCTCGACGTCGGACCGGGCAGGACCTTCGCGACCGTACAGTCCGCCGTCGACTCCGTGCCGTCGAACAGCACACGGCGGACGGTCATCAGGATCCAGCCGGGCACTTATCGGGAGGCCGTGCGGGTGCCGAGCAACAAGCCCCGGATCTCGTTTATTGGGCAAGGCAGCAGGCCGGAGGATGTGGTGCTCGTCTTCAACAACGCATCCGGCACGCCCAAGCCGGACGGCACCGGAAACTTCGGCACGTCAGGGAGCGCGTCCGTACGGATTGACGGGGCGGACTTCGTGGCCCGGAACCTGACGTTCAGCAATGATTTCGATGAGGCCGCCAACATGGGGATGAAGGACCGCCAGGCAGTCGCGCTGCACATCACGGCTGACCGGTCGGTGTTGTCCAACGTGAGGATGCTTGGCAACCAGGACACCCTCCTGGTTAATTCGCCCCGGTCAGGCGTCCAGGCCCGCTTTTACTTTGACGGCTGCTACGTGGAAGGCGACGTTGATTTCATCTTCGGCCGCGGCACCGCTGTGTTCAGTGGCTGCGAGATCAAGTCCCTGGACCGCGCCTCGACGACGAACAATGGCTATGTGACGGCAGGAAGCCTGGATCTGTCGATTCCGTATGGCTACCTCTTTGACCAGTGCCGGCTTGTCTCGGATGCTGCGGCCAATACCGTCCACCTGGGCAGGCCGTGGCATCCGAGCGGTGACCCGAGAGCGGTGGCGCAGGTCCTGGTCAGGGACTCGTGGCTCGGCGCCCACATCTCCGGCACGCCCTGGACCGACATGAGCGGGTTCTCATGGCGGGAGGCACGGTTCCACGAGTACAACAACCGCGGTCCCGGCGCCCAGGTGACCCCCGACCGTCCGCAGTTGCCTGGGGCTGAGGCAGGCAACTTCACGGTCAGGAACTACCTGCAGGGCACGGACGGCTGGGCACCGCAACTTGCGGGTACGACGGCGGACTGCAGCGTAGTGCCATCGGAGGTGGCCGCGTAA
- a CDS encoding GntR family transcriptional regulator: protein MTVQAESPASSADTTRARIRELIISGEFAPGSRLRERELSQALDVSRVPVREALQQLEAEGFIDTSPRRGATVKQITLRDVNELFDVRLSLEVLAARLAAQAAASGGSSSRLQQVMSLAEEATLRHDHAQIPLINTALHAEIVALGGNSLLEYSMKPLLGRMQWLFTLTGHRDPQVQCAEHLGLCQAIYDGKADLAAALAFAHVELGREPSLQGLAGRLPER, encoded by the coding sequence GTGACAGTCCAGGCGGAATCTCCCGCGTCCTCGGCCGATACTACCCGCGCACGTATCCGGGAGTTGATCATCTCAGGGGAGTTCGCTCCGGGATCCCGGCTCAGGGAACGGGAGCTGTCCCAAGCCCTGGATGTTTCCAGGGTTCCCGTCCGGGAAGCCCTCCAGCAACTGGAAGCCGAAGGCTTCATTGATACCTCGCCCCGACGCGGGGCTACCGTCAAGCAGATCACCCTCCGGGACGTCAACGAGCTCTTCGATGTGCGACTCAGCCTCGAAGTCCTCGCCGCGCGCCTCGCCGCCCAGGCCGCGGCCAGTGGGGGGTCATCGTCGCGCCTGCAGCAGGTAATGAGCCTGGCAGAAGAGGCAACGCTCCGGCACGACCATGCCCAGATACCACTCATAAACACGGCGCTCCATGCAGAAATCGTGGCGCTGGGGGGCAACTCGCTATTGGAGTACTCCATGAAGCCTCTGCTGGGCAGGATGCAGTGGCTCTTCACCCTGACTGGGCACCGTGACCCGCAGGTGCAGTGCGCGGAACACCTGGGCCTGTGCCAGGCAATCTATGACGGCAAGGCGGACCTTGCTGCGGCGCTTGCCTTCGCACATGTCGAGCTGGGCCGTGAACCGTCGCTCCAAGGACTTGCCGGGCGACTGCCGGAACGGTGA
- a CDS encoding ornithine cyclodeaminase family protein, with protein sequence MTLILKASELQALADMPGTIAAVERVFAGLSRGTAVQPAPDSLLLPSSDARFLPMAALSDAEELASVKLLADIPDNGAVSLPTQRSTIMLVSQLNGETLAILDGKVPTRVRTAAASAVATKLLARPGSTTLGLVGAGALAVAHVEAILAVLPIENVVVWSRSADTVGAFCDGISDYGLNITRASSVREVVQTADVLCTLTPAVEPVVKGEWFQPGLHINAVGSRPRADHREIDTAGMLRARIFVDSIATARAKSGGLIIPVAEGVMGFEDVEAELGDVAAGTKAGRLGDEDVTLFNSVGIGLQDLAIGRLLYDAALDQGVGTHIELNN encoded by the coding sequence ATGACCCTGATTCTTAAAGCCTCCGAGCTCCAGGCCCTGGCCGATATGCCCGGGACAATTGCCGCCGTCGAGCGCGTCTTTGCCGGCCTCAGCCGGGGCACTGCTGTCCAGCCGGCGCCGGATTCGCTCCTCCTGCCGTCCTCGGACGCGAGGTTCCTGCCCATGGCGGCGCTGTCCGACGCAGAGGAGCTGGCATCGGTGAAATTGCTGGCGGACATCCCGGACAACGGGGCGGTCAGCCTGCCCACGCAACGGTCCACCATCATGCTCGTCTCCCAGCTGAACGGGGAAACCCTGGCGATCCTCGACGGCAAAGTCCCCACCCGCGTCCGCACTGCCGCCGCCAGCGCCGTGGCAACGAAGCTCCTCGCGAGGCCCGGCAGCACCACCTTGGGACTGGTGGGGGCGGGTGCCCTGGCCGTGGCACATGTGGAAGCAATCCTGGCCGTCCTGCCGATCGAAAACGTGGTGGTGTGGTCCCGTTCGGCGGACACCGTCGGCGCCTTTTGTGACGGGATTTCCGACTACGGGCTGAACATCACGCGGGCATCCAGCGTCCGGGAAGTGGTGCAGACTGCCGACGTGCTGTGCACCCTGACGCCGGCCGTTGAACCTGTGGTTAAAGGCGAGTGGTTCCAGCCCGGACTCCATATCAACGCCGTCGGATCACGTCCGAGGGCGGATCACCGGGAGATCGATACGGCAGGAATGCTGCGGGCAAGGATCTTCGTCGACAGCATCGCAACGGCGAGGGCCAAATCCGGTGGGTTGATCATCCCGGTGGCCGAAGGCGTCATGGGCTTCGAGGATGTGGAGGCTGAACTTGGTGACGTGGCCGCCGGGACAAAAGCAGGGCGCCTGGGGGATGAGGACGTAACCTTGTTCAACTCGGTGGGCATCGGCCTGCAGGACCTTGCCATCGGGCGGCTGCTGTATGACGCTGCGCTCGACCAGGGCGTCGGCACGCACATCGAGCTGAATAATTGA
- a CDS encoding amidohydrolase family protein: MCLHDHTPAVPVAAVPRRGILAGAAALAGISVAGLAAQLGSAPAAKAEGNAANPGYPGRPASPPPLIIEGGTIVDPKTGGVVEDGVLVLEGGKVTAVGSREETRREVAALAGRARIVDASGRWVLPGLIDVHVHANALSDAGAILQGGATSVRSGSSSFYQDVALAALPVWAAGASPRMSPAGLFVSPELGDSLLADPDLAPLASLQGGVTEPTDLAYLTRVNLKRGAQVIKTRANPRAGLAEQDPRELVYGYEQLSAVVKAAGKAGVLCHAYSAEGIDGAVRAGVRSIEHGVFVSEETISRMARRGTYFTPTMDAITSMARSSNPVLAARGEEYTPVIRAAVRAAHEAGVTVVAGTDSFGSDVTPIGTEVRLLAEAGLSPLDALRAATVNAAALLGWSGNAGRLVRGAFADAVIVDSDPLNSASALEQISAVVAQGVLVRNTL, encoded by the coding sequence ATGTGCCTGCACGATCACACGCCCGCTGTCCCAGTCGCCGCTGTTCCACGCCGCGGCATCCTGGCCGGGGCAGCCGCCTTGGCCGGAATCTCGGTGGCCGGGCTTGCAGCCCAGCTCGGTAGCGCCCCGGCCGCGAAGGCGGAAGGTAACGCAGCGAATCCCGGCTACCCTGGCCGCCCCGCGTCACCCCCGCCCCTGATCATCGAGGGTGGCACCATCGTTGATCCGAAGACGGGTGGTGTGGTGGAAGATGGGGTCCTGGTGCTGGAAGGAGGCAAGGTCACCGCCGTCGGCAGTCGGGAGGAAACCCGGCGTGAAGTGGCTGCCCTTGCCGGCCGGGCACGCATAGTGGATGCCTCCGGCCGTTGGGTCCTTCCCGGCCTCATCGACGTGCATGTCCACGCAAATGCGCTGTCCGATGCCGGGGCCATCCTGCAGGGCGGGGCCACCAGTGTCAGGAGCGGCTCGAGCAGCTTCTACCAGGACGTTGCCCTCGCTGCCCTGCCTGTCTGGGCAGCCGGCGCCTCACCCCGGATGAGCCCGGCAGGACTGTTCGTTTCGCCGGAGTTGGGGGACTCGCTCCTCGCGGACCCCGACCTCGCACCACTCGCCTCCCTCCAAGGGGGAGTCACCGAGCCCACGGACCTTGCCTACCTCACCCGGGTCAACCTGAAACGCGGTGCCCAGGTCATCAAGACCCGGGCCAACCCGCGCGCCGGTCTGGCTGAGCAGGACCCCCGCGAACTGGTCTACGGCTACGAGCAACTCTCCGCGGTGGTCAAGGCGGCCGGCAAGGCGGGCGTCCTGTGCCACGCCTACAGTGCTGAGGGGATTGACGGTGCCGTCCGTGCCGGAGTGCGCAGCATCGAGCACGGCGTCTTCGTCAGCGAGGAGACGATCTCCCGGATGGCCCGCCGCGGCACCTACTTCACGCCCACCATGGATGCCATCACCAGCATGGCACGCTCCTCCAATCCGGTCCTCGCCGCGCGGGGCGAGGAGTACACCCCGGTCATCAGGGCAGCGGTGCGGGCAGCCCATGAAGCCGGTGTGACGGTCGTGGCAGGCACGGACTCCTTCGGGTCGGACGTGACTCCGATCGGCACGGAAGTACGGCTGCTCGCTGAAGCCGGACTTTCCCCGCTGGACGCGCTGAGGGCCGCGACGGTTAATGCGGCTGCCCTGCTCGGTTGGAGTGGGAACGCCGGACGCCTGGTGCGCGGGGCCTTTGCAGATGCCGTCATCGTGGACTCCGATCCATTGAACAGCGCCTCCGCCCTGGAGCAGATCAGTGCGGTGGTGGCACAGGGAGTCCTTGTGCGGAACACCCTCTGA
- a CDS encoding amidohydrolase family protein: protein MYKKISARYVLGFDGKQHTLIEDGEVVFEGDSIVFVGRNYDGPVDEERHYGQSLIMPGLIDLDALADIDHLILDSWPSPEVASGHLWSEDYFANGRRDVFTRAERAKVREFALAQLALHGITTYMPIASEIHSSWAEGLDELMDMAATSLRIGLRGYLGPAYRSGVHVTTAAGGREVHFDETQGLAGLRDAERFLDYAAALADPLVTGALLPCRIETLSEDLMRETARIGREWDVPVRLHCLQSPLEDDLLQQSAGRGVLELLESTGLFGTRLLIPHGVVINGKDPAASAPGGPLDLLARHGVSIVHCPLTSFRYQKQLVSFDRFRAAGVNLCLGTDSFPPDLVRGMDVGMHLARLVEERPDAGTLADYFDAATLGGARALGRADLGRLAPGAQADITIVSLGHFGNGAVEDPLRTLVLNGTARQVTDTFVAGRAVVVDGALPGYDLDALRAEGQGLFDKMRAAYSTRDVRHRDPEQLFPPTYPRAEITTAVAAR from the coding sequence TTGTACAAGAAAATTTCGGCCCGGTACGTTCTGGGATTCGATGGAAAACAGCACACCCTGATTGAGGACGGTGAAGTCGTCTTCGAGGGTGACTCCATCGTCTTCGTGGGACGCAACTACGACGGTCCGGTTGACGAGGAGCGCCACTACGGCCAGAGCCTGATTATGCCTGGCCTGATCGACCTGGATGCCTTGGCTGACATCGATCACCTCATTCTGGACTCGTGGCCCTCACCGGAGGTTGCATCCGGCCATCTGTGGTCTGAGGACTACTTCGCCAACGGCCGCCGGGATGTGTTCACACGGGCCGAGCGGGCCAAGGTCCGCGAGTTTGCACTGGCACAGCTCGCCTTGCACGGCATTACGACTTACATGCCCATCGCCTCGGAGATCCACAGCTCCTGGGCCGAGGGCCTTGACGAACTCATGGATATGGCGGCGACAAGCCTCCGGATCGGCCTGCGTGGCTACCTGGGACCCGCTTACCGGTCAGGGGTCCATGTCACTACAGCCGCAGGCGGCCGCGAGGTCCACTTCGACGAAACCCAAGGTCTTGCGGGCCTTCGCGACGCAGAGCGATTCCTGGACTATGCCGCCGCCCTCGCAGATCCGCTCGTCACCGGGGCCTTGCTGCCGTGCCGGATTGAGACACTGTCCGAAGACCTCATGCGGGAAACCGCACGGATCGGCCGGGAGTGGGACGTTCCGGTGCGGCTCCACTGCCTCCAATCCCCGCTGGAGGACGATCTCCTGCAGCAGTCCGCCGGACGCGGGGTGCTGGAACTGTTGGAATCCACCGGCCTGTTCGGCACCCGGCTTCTGATCCCGCACGGTGTGGTAATCAACGGCAAGGACCCCGCAGCGTCGGCTCCGGGCGGGCCGCTGGACCTGCTTGCCCGGCACGGGGTCAGCATTGTGCACTGCCCGCTGACGTCCTTCCGCTATCAGAAGCAGCTTGTTTCGTTCGACCGCTTCCGTGCAGCCGGCGTCAACCTGTGCCTCGGCACCGACTCCTTCCCGCCCGACCTGGTGCGCGGCATGGACGTGGGCATGCACCTGGCCCGGCTGGTTGAGGAAAGGCCCGACGCCGGGACCCTGGCTGACTACTTCGACGCCGCCACCCTCGGCGGGGCACGGGCCCTCGGGCGGGCTGATCTGGGAAGGCTCGCCCCCGGTGCGCAGGCCGACATCACGATCGTTTCCCTGGGGCACTTCGGGAACGGGGCCGTCGAAGACCCACTCCGCACGCTCGTGCTGAACGGCACGGCGCGCCAGGTGACCGATACCTTCGTGGCGGGGCGCGCCGTCGTCGTCGACGGTGCACTCCCGGGTTATGACCTCGATGCCCTGCGGGCTGAGGGGCAGGGGCTGTTCGACAAAATGCGGGCGGCCTACTCCACGCGGGACGTCCGGCACAGGGACCCGGAGCAGCTGTTTCCGCCCACCTATCCGCGGGCGGAAATCACAACGGCCGTCGCCGCCCGCTAA
- a CDS encoding DUF3100 domain-containing protein, protein MRNEAKTTVGPATALVDTPPTRSFRASPAMWLAMIGISTAVCAVAIMIGTHKFHLGPAAIVLMPILWTVLIGGFLGVQKWKPIGGRARAVSTHLMDVSIVFFLAGLGTQIGPSLTKFTNIGPAILLQEVGHVVGTVILALPVAVALGLGRTSIGATWSIDRESYLAFAIQRFGVRSPEYRGVFAVWVLGSVFGAVFISLLAGLLGGLDFFDPRALALGLGLGSASMMLGGVGALSILYPEMAGEIMALAALSNLVTNIVGFYAGVFIALPMCQKLYKMWSRLFGRDDLGRRVRRGSLVGAGGTVAGTSGQARTSGALSESDESPDIEAVDVNGIEADPTVVRSRRTWLIAFAATGGAGILLNALGTGSARPLDVVGVLILLALTAVALVLAKLVPAVPSSIWVLALATIASATFFPFGPFIASTTQNINVLFAGLPMIALIGMSLGRDVKALRSLSWKIVIVALMTFTASFIAAAVIAQVALNF, encoded by the coding sequence ATGCGCAATGAAGCGAAGACCACAGTCGGCCCCGCGACTGCCTTAGTGGACACGCCGCCCACACGTTCTTTCCGTGCCAGTCCCGCCATGTGGCTCGCGATGATCGGGATTTCCACCGCTGTGTGCGCCGTGGCCATCATGATCGGAACCCATAAGTTCCATCTCGGCCCGGCCGCCATCGTCCTGATGCCCATCCTGTGGACCGTGCTCATCGGCGGATTCCTCGGCGTCCAGAAATGGAAACCCATCGGAGGGCGTGCCCGTGCAGTGTCCACCCACCTGATGGACGTATCCATTGTTTTCTTCCTCGCAGGCCTCGGCACCCAAATCGGCCCGTCGCTGACGAAGTTCACCAACATCGGCCCCGCGATCCTCCTGCAGGAGGTCGGCCACGTGGTGGGCACGGTGATCCTGGCCCTGCCCGTGGCAGTTGCGCTCGGGTTGGGCCGCACGTCAATCGGCGCCACCTGGTCGATCGACCGTGAGTCCTACCTTGCCTTCGCCATCCAGCGCTTCGGCGTCCGCTCCCCCGAGTACCGCGGCGTCTTCGCGGTGTGGGTGCTGGGCAGCGTCTTTGGCGCCGTGTTCATCTCCCTCCTGGCCGGCCTTCTCGGCGGGCTGGACTTCTTTGATCCCCGAGCCCTCGCGCTGGGCCTCGGACTCGGCTCCGCGTCCATGATGCTCGGCGGCGTGGGTGCCCTGTCCATCCTGTATCCGGAGATGGCAGGGGAAATCATGGCCCTCGCCGCACTGTCCAACCTCGTCACCAACATCGTGGGATTCTACGCAGGCGTATTCATCGCACTGCCGATGTGCCAGAAGCTCTACAAGATGTGGTCGCGCCTGTTCGGGCGTGACGACCTGGGCCGCCGTGTCCGGCGCGGCTCCCTGGTAGGTGCAGGCGGAACCGTCGCGGGCACCTCAGGCCAGGCACGCACAAGCGGGGCCCTGAGTGAATCGGATGAATCGCCGGATATCGAGGCTGTGGATGTCAACGGCATCGAGGCGGACCCCACCGTCGTCAGGTCACGCAGGACATGGCTGATTGCGTTCGCCGCGACCGGCGGGGCCGGTATCCTGTTGAACGCTCTGGGCACAGGTTCGGCGCGGCCCTTGGACGTCGTCGGCGTGCTCATCCTGCTGGCCCTTACCGCCGTCGCACTCGTGCTCGCAAAGCTCGTTCCCGCGGTCCCGTCCAGCATCTGGGTTTTGGCTCTGGCCACCATTGCCTCTGCGACCTTCTTTCCCTTCGGTCCTTTCATCGCTTCCACGACGCAGAACATCAACGTCCTGTTCGCGGGCCTGCCGATGATCGCACTGATCGGCATGTCACTCGGCAGGGACGTCAAGGCACTGCGCTCACTGAGCTGGAAGATTGTCATTGTCGCCCTGATGACATTCACGGCCAGCTTCATCGCCGCGGCAGTCATCGCGCAGGTTGCCTTGAACTTCTAG